DNA from Quercus lobata isolate SW786 chromosome 1, ValleyOak3.0 Primary Assembly, whole genome shotgun sequence:
GATCGGGAAATAAACCAATTCAATCCCACGATCATTCTAGTGAGTTTATGGATTTCTTTTGGGTTCCGAGGAGCTTGTAAATTATGAATCGCTTTAATCTGATCTGGgctcacctcaattcccctgtgAGTTACCATATAGCCCAAAAATTTGCCAGACCCGACACCAAATGAGCACTTAGAGGCATTGAGATGCAGTTTGTGTTTTCTTAAGATGCCAATGATGACTCCAAGATCTCTCACATGCTCGGATACCACTTTACTCTTTACTACCATGtcatctatgtagacttcaatacTCTTGTCGTGGTTCAAACAttctagtcatcatcctttggtaggtagaccctgcattcttcaaaccgaaaggcatcactttgtagaGGTAGTTTCTGATAGGAGTCATGAATGTTGTTTTTTCTTGATATCCCGGGGCTAGTGGTACTTGATGATAAccctgaaaggcatccaagaagcttATTCGAGGGTGGCCTACAGTTGCATCTACCAACTGGTCTATTCGAGGCATTGGGAACGGGTCTTTTAGGCACACCATGTTCAAGTTTGTGAAATCTACGCAAACTCCCACTTCCcactcttcttttttaccaccacTGTATTCACCAACCACTCGGGGTagaagacttctttgatagcccctgcctttTTTAGCTTTGTTACTTCGTCCCTAACAGCGTCAGCATGCTCTTTTGACGGACATCGGGgtggttgctttttgggaaTGGAGGATGGGTTAACGTTTGGGTAGTGGCAAATGAAACTCAAATTAACCCCTGGGGCATCataggcgtcccatgcaaacacgtcaacattttctctcaaaaaccCAATCAATTCTTCTTTCTCTCGAAGGGGTAGTTTTGAGCCAACCTGAAAGAATTTCTCTGGATCGTTGTCAACAATAACCCTTTCTAGACTTTCGCATTTCACCTCCTCGGCTGGCTCATCAACGGGTATTGCCGAGGtggttgattgctataagtcGTTTCTTATAGAGGCCAAGGATTCTGCATTGGATTGACGTGGGATGGCAGCCACCATGCATTGTCTAGCCATGACCTGATTTCCTACAATCTCCTCTACTTGGCCCTCTGATGGTGTTGAGGgtcatttgtgagaatccaagtagaaagaagaaaagcccaacaacaagggcagcaaagaattggcaagcagatggcaaaaccattaggcTCAAGTGGcaagaataatggatcacaagcccatgaaataaacaaatgggccttgaagaggcaagtgagCTTAAAGaagcccaaaaaaagagaaatagcaTACTCATAGGCAGtatatgatgtagaaaagtgagaaagggctgccgcaggcccaaagtaatgcaaacaaagaaagtaaggggtttatggcaggctcATGAACCctaaggatgagaataaggtaattAGGCCAAGGAAGTCCAATGAAGTTCGTAAAAGCCCATGGCAATGCAGAGTTAGTAAAAGGGTCAAGGAAGCTCAAAGAAAGTAAGtaggccaaggatgcccaagagaaagacaaaagggaCACAGGAGCCCATAAGTAGGAGAACCAGTGGGGGAAAGAGTAAACGGCTGGCATAACGTGGCCCAGCAGGATTGAGTCATTACAGTAAGAACAATAGAATAATATGGCAGGAAATGAGGGAAATCAAGAAGTAGgccaaagaaatataaggtCCATCATCAAATAAGGCCCAACTCCTAAAAGGAGAGGAAAATCGAAAAGCAGcccacataaaaggtcaaagaaaaTGAACGACAGGCTATGCAGGCAAGCTTCCAGACCACAGTAGACGAATGGACAGTTAACaaattttggacacatatggaaggAAGGTACGTGCAAGGCCCaagcaccaccagcctgtacccagccaatacaaggtATGGTGAGGTCGGGGGTCAGAGATTCaaagggcatggtttggtggtgggaagaggggaaaaatctatttttgaggttCCGGCTCAGGCTCTTTTGGGGAAGTGTCCTGTTGGGATgacttactacccaaaagaagcaagctgAGTTTGAACCACAAGGTGTATGCCGTGAGggataaggagagagaaagaacccagACCGTAGCAGGAAAGGAAGCTACGGcagacaagcaaacaaaataccctCTTTGTATGGTGATGGGGGTTGGCACACAGACGAAACAGTGATGCTCGGCCAGTACACCTAGACCAAACAAAGaaggttaagggctaaaacagtaaaatccgATCACGACAGGTGCTATAAAAAGAGGATCTTGCCGTGAACAGAAAAATAGAGCAACAACAGGAACCTTAactaagaaataggaatttgaaaagggaaaccaagaaatagaaaaggaaacgagtaggaaggaaagaaagaaaacaaccagaaagaaaaataaagtgagaATTAGGACAGCAAGCATACACCGGTagattgattccctctctctctctcatgaaatCCTGCTCTCTACGAAAAACCCCAAGGAGACTCTGTGCAtaaaaccattcaagttcgTTTCTTTCAGGGCAGTTAATCTCCACGACAGAACTTTTCCTGAGAGATTAATTGCGTTGAGAAGGAACGTTCTTTCCTCTCTGGTTTTGCTCATACGGACCAAATTTTAGTTcatttcttcatcttctaatTAACCCATACGTATCAATATTTGTTcacttttgttttgttcttttctttctgtAAAAGTGATTATTATGGTTATAATTGTGTTTGAAGGTTGTTTGGTCATTTCCCACTGAGTagccaaatattttatttatattattattattattatgtctgccACAACTTGTCTGAAACAGCTCTGCCTACCGCATGTTCCTGGCAAACCTGGcttagtttgcgcacaagccgaaCCAACTTGAGTTGCAGCTGGACCggtcccaactcccttatccagaaaacttgggccTAGTGTCATAGGAAGCAGCCCAAAACCACTAGCACAGCCCACCACTTTACAGACGGGTATTTCAAATTCTGGTGAAGTGTAGAAGAAACAGCTCTTAGGGCGTGGAGCCAAGGTTTGGCCACTATGGCTGTGTATGACGAATAAGCATCAACCACAatgaaatccacctccaccacgtCTGAACCGGCCTGTATGGACAGTCTGATCTGTCCCTTTGGTGTAACAGTCTTCCCTTTGAAACTCACCAAAGGGGAATCATATGCCATTAGGTCTTTAGGCTTTAGGTTCAGCCATTTGTacagatcagggtacattacttccacaACACTGCCCTGATTTACTAGTACTCTCCTCACGTCAAACCCCCCAATCCTAAGTGTAACTACCAAAGCATCGTCATGGGGTTGGATGGTTCCAATCTTATCCTCGTCTGAGAATCCCGGCACAGGTGAGGCTCCCTTTTTAGGCCTTTTGAATTCCCAATCATTGTCCTCGGTGGAGAGCCGAGCCACAGACATTACCCTGGAGGGAAAAGAGTCGATTTCTTCCCGAAGTGGCAAGgatgacatttattgtgcctATGGGAGGTCTTAAAGATATGTCTCTCCGGGGTTCTTGGTTTGCCTGACCCAGATGACCACTGGAAGGATGTAAAAGGTGCCGCAattttccttctcggaccaactgatccagGTGGTTCCATAGGTTCCTGCAGTCTTCGGTGGTATGTCCGTGGTCTTAGTGGTACTGACAATACAGACTCTGGTTGCGCTTTGAAGAGTCTCCAACCATCTTATTCAGCCACTTGAAGAATGGCTCATTCTTGACTTTCTCCAAAACTTGTTGTACCGGTTCTCTAAATACGGCGTTAACCGTTTGCGTGTTGGCTAATCCAGATTGCCCCGCAAAATCTTTTCTTGGATGGTTAT
Protein-coding regions in this window:
- the LOC115950193 gene encoding uncharacterized protein LOC115950193, with the translated sequence MSVARLSTEDNDWEFKRPKKGASPVPGFSDEDKIGTIQPHDDALVVTLRIGGFDVRRVLVNQGSVVEVMYPDLYKWLNLKPKDLMAYDSPLVSFKGKTVTPKGQIRLSIQAGSDVVEVDFIVVDAYSSYTAIVAKPWLHALRAVSSTLHQNLKYPSVKWWAVLVVLGCFL